A region from the Aegilops tauschii subsp. strangulata cultivar AL8/78 chromosome 5, Aet v6.0, whole genome shotgun sequence genome encodes:
- the LOC141022703 gene encoding uncharacterized protein: MAVSDAFFRLSEFQATHGSISATVTMLADGLDWTLSCVYGPQGDQEKLLFLNELRGLKYVVKPRWLILGDFNLITKAADKNNQNINNHLIGSFRSVLNHLQLKEMWLSVQKFTWSSAQENPVLTKIDHFFHSDGWDELFPMHTFKPSPLLARTMPCFSSKGILRCVGARLSSLKSPGFVYQTAKALKKWQRDTVGVLRTQIDIAKEKVKLRQRACLTGIRLGDINSKFFHAKVNGRRQENYIQTLHSNHGVAIMAEDKEQVLLSHLQEHLGIPTLWNSSLIWDNLEITSHDLSELDTPFDEDEIKDLANLRGDGASLINSANIIVLPKKADARVVGDYRPISLIHSLSKIFSKLLANRLALILPTLVSKCQCTFVQKRSIHDNFLHVQNLIKDLHHRNIPGLFLKLHISKAFDSVN; this comes from the exons ATGGCCGTATCCGACGCTTTCTTCAGGCTTTCAGAATTCCAGGCAACGCATGGATCCATCTCGGCTACCGTCACCATGCTAGCTGATGGCCTCGACTGGACCCTATCATGCGTCTATGGCCCTCAGGGGGATCAAGAGAAGCTGCTATTCTTAAATGAGCTCAGGGGGCTGAAGTATGTTGTGAAGCCCCGGTGGCTCATTCTTGGTGATTTCAACCTGATCACCAAAGCGGCTGACAAGAACAACCAAAACATCAACAACCACCTCATTGGCAGTTTCCGTTCTGTGCTAAACCACCTGCAACTAAAAGAGATGTGGCTCTCAGTCCAAAAATTCACATGGTCCAGTGCTCAAGAGAACCCGGTGCTAACAAAGATAGATCATTTTTTCCACTCCGATGGTTGGGATGAGCTTTTTCCAATGCACACCTTCAAGCCATCTCCTCTTCTTGCTCGGACCATGCCCTGCTTTTCCTCCAAGGGGATACTGAGGTGCGTCGGCGCCCGTCTTTCAAGTTTGAAGAGTCCTGGCTTCGTCTACCAG ACTGCAAAGGCTCTCAAGAAATGGCAAAGAGATACAGTTGGAGTCCTCAGAACTCAGATTGACATCGCAAAGGAG AAGGTCAAGCTGCGCCAACGCGCATGCCTCACGGGCATCAGGCTTGGAGACATCAACTCAAAGTTTTTCCACGCCAAGGTGAATGGGCGTCGGCAGGAAAACTACATTCAGACGCTTCACTCGAACCACGGGGTTGCCATCATGGCCGAAGATAAGGAACAAGTGCTCCTTTCCCATTTACAAGAACATTTGGGCATCCCCACACTCTGGAACTCGAGCTTAATTTGGGACAACCTGGAGATAACTTCACATGATCTCTCGGAGCTCGATACACCTTTCGATGAGGACGAGATAAAAGAC CTTGCTAACCTCCGCGGTGATGGTGCTTCGCTCATCAACTCAGCGAACATCATTGTGCTCCCAAAGAAGGCTGACGCTCGTGTGGTCGGGGACTATAGACCAATCAGCCTCATTCATAGTCTATCCAAGATCTTCTCCAAGCTCCTGGCCAACAGATTGGCTCTAATCCTGCCCACACTGGTCTCCAAATGCCAATGCACCTTCGTGCAGAAGCGCTCCATCCACGACAACTTCTTGCATGTACAAAATCTCATAAAGGACCTGCATCATCGGAACATCCCGGGCCTCTTCCTCAAGCTTCACATTTCGAAAGCTTTTGACTCTGTCAATTAG